From a region of the Aeoliella mucimassa genome:
- a CDS encoding cob(I)yrinic acid a,c-diamide adenosyltransferase, with product MKIYTKTGDTGQTSLFGGQRVEKDHPRLATYGTVDELNAHLGLARAALATNPASFSAIDNSVARVQNELFDLGAELATPTSNPRTMLIQAATITALEDDIDHFEQALPPLKAFILPAGTEASCRLHIARCVCRRAERELAQLMRDESIRGELIAYLNRLSDLLFVLARAANHQAGVGDVEWQKSPG from the coding sequence ATGAAAATCTACACCAAGACCGGCGACACCGGCCAAACCTCGTTGTTTGGCGGCCAGCGCGTGGAGAAGGATCATCCACGCCTGGCCACCTATGGTACGGTCGACGAACTCAACGCCCACCTCGGCCTCGCCCGTGCGGCCCTGGCAACCAACCCGGCCAGTTTTTCGGCCATCGACAACTCCGTCGCCCGGGTGCAGAACGAGCTGTTCGACCTGGGAGCCGAACTGGCCACCCCGACGTCGAATCCGCGGACCATGCTCATCCAGGCGGCCACGATCACCGCGCTCGAAGACGACATCGACCACTTCGAGCAAGCGTTGCCCCCGCTCAAGGCGTTCATCCTGCCGGCCGGCACCGAAGCCTCGTGCCGCCTGCACATTGCGCGGTGTGTCTGCCGCCGAGCCGAACGCGAACTCGCCCAACTCATGCGCGACGAATCGATCCGCGGCGAACTGATTGCCTACCTCAACCGCCTTAGCGATCTGCTGTTCGTCCTCGCCCGCGCGGCCAATCACCAAGCCGGCGTCGGCGACGTGGAGTGGCAGAAATCACCAGGGTAG